One Desulfomicrobium apsheronum genomic region harbors:
- the rlmN gene encoding 23S rRNA (adenine(2503)-C(2))-methyltransferase RlmN: MRNILELTCPELEEAVKAMGHQGFRARQLWQWLWRKGVREFSAMTNLARDFREQLVREWALVWPEVHEVQTSSDGTVKLLLRLADGALVETVLIPDKERYTQCLSCQIGCPMGCTFCSTGLMGFSRNMTGGEIAAQVLVARDYLRTHGLGDEVKNLVYMGMGEPLTNWDEVRRSLEILSNAEGLEFSRRRITLSTCAIKGRMDVFGIEGLALPAISLHAPTQEIRERLMPGAARWSIEELIETLQGLELKARERVTIEYILIKGVNDSLQHARQLVRLLSHLKCKINLIAYNPGPGIEYAAPEPEDVQAFEELLRKKGFTVTLRKSKGQDIAAACGQLKTEAQGRMNSTTSNEGSKNGTA; this comes from the coding sequence ATGCGCAATATTCTTGAATTGACCTGCCCCGAACTCGAAGAAGCCGTAAAAGCCATGGGCCACCAGGGCTTTCGGGCGCGTCAGCTGTGGCAATGGCTGTGGCGCAAGGGCGTGCGCGAGTTTTCGGCCATGACCAACCTGGCCAGGGATTTCAGGGAGCAGCTCGTGCGCGAGTGGGCGCTGGTCTGGCCGGAAGTGCACGAGGTGCAGACCAGCAGCGACGGGACGGTCAAACTGCTGCTGCGTCTGGCTGACGGGGCATTGGTCGAGACCGTGCTCATCCCGGACAAGGAACGCTACACCCAGTGCCTGTCGTGCCAGATCGGCTGTCCCATGGGTTGCACCTTCTGCAGCACCGGGCTCATGGGTTTTTCCCGCAACATGACGGGCGGGGAGATCGCGGCCCAGGTGCTCGTGGCCAGGGACTACCTGCGCACCCACGGCCTTGGCGATGAGGTGAAAAACCTTGTTTACATGGGCATGGGCGAGCCCCTCACCAACTGGGACGAGGTGCGGCGCAGCCTGGAAATTCTCTCCAACGCCGAGGGCCTTGAATTTTCGCGTCGGCGCATCACGCTCTCGACCTGCGCCATCAAGGGCAGGATGGACGTCTTCGGGATCGAAGGCCTCGCTCTGCCGGCCATCTCCCTGCACGCCCCGACCCAGGAAATCCGGGAGCGGCTCATGCCCGGCGCGGCGCGCTGGAGCATCGAAGAGCTGATCGAGACCCTGCAGGGTCTTGAGCTCAAGGCCCGGGAGCGGGTGACCATCGAATACATTTTGATCAAAGGGGTGAACGACAGCCTCCAGCATGCCCGGCAGCTGGTGCGGCTGCTTTCGCACTTGAAATGCAAGATCAACCTCATCGCCTACAATCCCGGCCCGGGCATCGAGTATGCTGCCCCGGAACCGGAGGATGTGCAGGCCTTTGAGGAACTCCTGCGCAAGAAGGGCTTTACCGTGACCTTGCGCAAGAGCAAGGGGCAGGATATCGCGGCTGCCTGCGGTCAGCTCAAGACCGAGGCTCAGGGCCGCATGAATTCGACGACGAGCAACGAAGGATCAAAAAATGGAACAGCCTGA